A window of the Candidatus Aminicenantes bacterium genome harbors these coding sequences:
- the ftcD gene encoding glutamate formimidoyltransferase codes for MKKIVECVPNFSEGRDAGVIEQISAEIKKTPEVELLDVDPGRDTNRTVVTFAGSPNGVVEAAFQAIKKAAELIDMSKHSGAHPRMGATDVCPFVPVAGVTMAECVEIAKKLGRRVGEELSIPVYLYEEAAACEERRSLAYIREGEYEGLAEKLKKKEFKPDFGKAVFNRTAGATVIGAREFLIAYNVNLNTRNVKLAKEIANRMREKGYTVKNPENGEKQTVPGTLKSVRAVGWYIPEYQMAQISVNLLNYNVTPLHRVFEEAERLAAEFGVRVTGSELVGLIPLEAMLQVGRYYLRQQGGCLGVGEKELVRTAVQSLGLAEISPFKPEHKIIEYRFRKLGPLAAMNLVDFCAELASDSPAPGGGSIAALNGALSAGLSAMVCNLTFAKKGYEQVRSEMEIVAEKAQPLKDFFIEAIDKDTEAFNRLMAAFALPKKSDEEKKARQDAIDEATKGATLIPFSVLEKSRTAAELALVAAMKGNRNSLSDSGVAGLTAAVCAEGALYNVLINTQEMAAGSFRSETRVQARNMCAAVLETVAKIKAVMDKGFAD; via the coding sequence ATGAAAAAAATAGTTGAATGCGTGCCTAATTTTTCCGAGGGCCGCGACGCCGGCGTCATCGAGCAGATCAGCGCCGAAATAAAAAAAACGCCCGAAGTCGAGCTGCTCGACGTCGATCCCGGCCGCGACACCAACCGCACGGTGGTGACGTTCGCCGGCAGCCCGAACGGGGTCGTGGAAGCCGCTTTCCAGGCCATCAAGAAGGCCGCCGAATTGATCGACATGTCCAAGCACAGCGGCGCCCATCCGCGCATGGGCGCCACCGATGTCTGCCCGTTCGTGCCGGTGGCCGGGGTGACCATGGCCGAGTGCGTCGAGATCGCCAAAAAACTGGGCCGGAGAGTGGGCGAGGAGCTATCCATCCCGGTGTATCTGTACGAAGAGGCGGCCGCCTGCGAGGAGCGCCGGAGCCTGGCTTACATCCGGGAAGGCGAATACGAAGGTCTGGCTGAAAAACTCAAGAAAAAGGAATTCAAGCCCGATTTCGGCAAGGCCGTTTTCAACCGCACGGCCGGGGCCACGGTCATCGGCGCCCGCGAGTTCCTGATCGCCTACAACGTCAACCTCAACACCCGCAACGTCAAGCTGGCCAAGGAGATCGCCAACCGCATGCGCGAAAAGGGCTATACGGTCAAGAATCCCGAAAACGGCGAAAAACAAACCGTCCCCGGCACGCTCAAGTCCGTGCGCGCCGTGGGCTGGTACATCCCCGAGTACCAGATGGCGCAGATCTCGGTCAACCTGCTCAATTACAACGTCACGCCGCTGCACCGCGTCTTCGAGGAGGCGGAGCGGCTGGCGGCCGAGTTCGGCGTGCGAGTCACCGGCAGCGAACTGGTGGGCCTGATCCCGCTGGAAGCCATGCTCCAGGTCGGTCGGTACTACCTGCGCCAGCAGGGCGGCTGCCTCGGCGTCGGTGAGAAGGAACTGGTGCGCACCGCCGTGCAGAGCCTGGGCCTGGCCGAGATTTCCCCGTTCAAGCCCGAGCACAAGATCATCGAATACCGCTTCCGAAAACTCGGCCCCCTGGCCGCCATGAACCTGGTCGATTTCTGCGCCGAGCTGGCTTCCGATTCCCCGGCTCCAGGCGGCGGCAGCATCGCCGCCCTGAACGGCGCCCTGTCCGCCGGTTTGAGCGCCATGGTCTGCAACCTGACCTTCGCCAAGAAAGGCTACGAACAGGTGCGCAGCGAGATGGAGATCGTGGCCGAAAAGGCCCAGCCGCTGAAGGATTTCTTCATCGAAGCCATCGACAAGGACACCGAGGCCTTCAACCGCCTCATGGCCGCCTTCGCCCTGCCCAAGAAGAGCGACGAAGAGAAGAAGGCCCGCCAGGATGCCATCGATGAAGCCACCAAGGGGGCTACCTTGATCCCCTTCTCGGTCCTGGAAAAATCGCGGACCGCGGCCGAGCTGGCCCTGGTCGCAGCCATGAAAGGGAACCGCAACTCGCTTTCCGACTCCGGCGTGGCCGGGCTGACCGCCGCCGTATGCGCTGAGGGAGCGCTGTACAATGTCCTGATCAACACCCAGGAAATGGCCGCCGGCTCTTTCCGCAGCGAGACCCGCGTCCAGGCGCGCAACATGTGCGCGGCGGTGCTGGAAACCGTCGCCAAGATCAAGGCGGTCATGGACAAGGGGTTTGCGGATTAG
- the ffh gene encoding signal recognition particle protein: MLENLSNRLNKVLRFLRGEVQITEENMQQALKEIRLSLLEADVNFKVVKKFVEAIRAKAMGREIHESLNPSQQVIRIVQQELVAMLGSENRELNKAPVKPAFIMLVGLQGSGKTTTAGKLALHLKNLDKSSLLCTLDLKRLAAGEQLAIIAGEIGVNYFAPAGHELADMTRELKKNASAHGYDYVIVDTAGRLHIDEELMAELGAVKEMLQPTEVIFVADALTGQDAVNSALSFSEKIGIDSLILSKLDADARGGAALSVVSVTGKPIKFIGSGEKLADLEKFYPERLAAKILGMGDMLTLIEKAEKDFDHKQAEVLSRRLLADEFSLDDFLSQLRQIQKMGSMDDLMGMLPNLGFKGNMADVHVDEKRIRHLAAVIESMTAKEKQNPKIIDGRRRLRISRGSGRPVSEVNQVLKSYTEMKKNFKKPFFRKILKKFDNFSKMM; the protein is encoded by the coding sequence ATGCTGGAAAACCTGAGCAACCGCTTGAACAAGGTGCTGCGCTTTCTCAGGGGCGAGGTGCAGATCACCGAGGAGAACATGCAGCAGGCCTTGAAGGAGATCCGGCTGTCGCTGCTCGAAGCCGACGTCAACTTCAAGGTGGTCAAGAAATTCGTCGAAGCCATCAGGGCCAAGGCCATGGGCCGCGAGATCCATGAAAGCCTGAACCCCAGCCAGCAGGTGATCCGCATTGTCCAGCAGGAGCTGGTGGCCATGCTGGGTTCGGAGAACAGAGAATTGAACAAGGCCCCGGTCAAGCCGGCATTCATCATGCTGGTCGGCCTGCAGGGGTCGGGCAAGACGACCACGGCCGGAAAACTGGCCTTGCACCTGAAAAACCTGGATAAAAGTTCGCTCCTCTGTACGCTGGACCTGAAGCGCCTGGCGGCCGGGGAACAGCTGGCGATCATCGCCGGCGAGATCGGCGTCAATTATTTCGCACCCGCCGGCCATGAGCTGGCCGACATGACGCGCGAACTGAAAAAAAACGCCTCCGCCCACGGCTACGATTACGTCATCGTCGACACGGCCGGCCGCCTGCACATCGATGAGGAATTGATGGCCGAGCTGGGCGCGGTCAAGGAAATGCTGCAGCCGACCGAAGTCATCTTCGTGGCCGACGCCCTGACCGGCCAGGACGCGGTCAATTCGGCCCTTAGTTTCTCGGAGAAAATCGGCATCGATTCGCTGATCCTGAGCAAGCTCGACGCCGACGCGCGCGGCGGCGCCGCCCTGTCCGTGGTCAGCGTCACCGGCAAGCCGATCAAGTTCATCGGCAGCGGCGAAAAACTGGCCGACCTGGAAAAATTCTACCCCGAACGCCTGGCGGCGAAGATCCTGGGCATGGGCGACATGCTGACCCTGATCGAGAAGGCGGAAAAGGATTTCGATCACAAGCAGGCTGAGGTCTTGTCGCGGCGGCTGCTGGCCGACGAATTCAGCCTCGATGATTTTTTAAGCCAGCTGCGCCAGATCCAGAAAATGGGCTCCATGGACGACCTGATGGGCATGCTCCCCAACCTGGGGTTCAAGGGCAACATGGCCGACGTCCATGTCGACGAAAAACGGATCCGCCACCTGGCCGCCGTCATCGAGTCCATGACCGCCAAGGAGAAACAGAACCCCAAAATCATCGACGGCCGCCGGCGTTTGCGCATTTCCCGCGGCTCGGGCCGACCCGTTTCCGAGGTCAATCAGGTTCTGAAAAGCTATACCGAGATGAAAAAGAACTTCAAAAAACCGTTTTTCAGGAAGATTTTGAAAAAATTTGACAATTTTTCCAAAATGATGTAA
- the rpsP gene encoding 30S ribosomal protein S16 — protein MVVIRLTRFGGKKEPYYRIVAVDREKPRETKYIELIGTYNPLVEPAQIKIDFEKYNRWLKQGAQPSVTVKSLVKKVNTAKQGGQRETTS, from the coding sequence ATGGTTGTTATTCGCTTGACGAGGTTCGGAGGAAAAAAGGAGCCCTATTACCGCATCGTGGCTGTAGACCGGGAAAAACCCCGGGAAACAAAATATATTGAATTAATTGGTACATACAATCCCCTGGTCGAACCGGCGCAGATCAAAATCGATTTCGAGAAATACAATCGCTGGCTTAAGCAAGGCGCCCAACCATCGGTCACCGTCAAATCGCTGGTTAAAAAAGTAAATACAGCAAAACAAGGAGGACAACGTGAAACAACTAGTTGA
- a CDS encoding KH domain-containing protein: protein MVCKALVDNPDQVVVTQIDGEQTTILELRVHQSDLGKVIGKQGRTARAMRTILAAAGMKQKRRYNLEIIENFDQPQQ, encoded by the coding sequence ATGGTATGCAAAGCGTTGGTTGACAATCCGGATCAAGTTGTCGTAACTCAAATCGACGGGGAACAGACCACGATTTTGGAACTGCGCGTGCACCAGTCCGACCTCGGCAAGGTAATCGGCAAGCAGGGCCGGACGGCCCGGGCCATGCGCACCATCCTGGCCGCCGCCGGCATGAAACAGAAAAGGCGTTACAACCTGGAAATAATCGAAAATTTCGATCAACCACAGCAGTGA
- the trmD gene encoding tRNA (guanosine(37)-N1)-methyltransferase TrmD: MKFSVITIFPEMIRNFLRYGLLDKAIQSGRIVVDVHDLREFSRNKHRKVDDRPLGGGPGMVLMPDPLFCAVEAIRKSQPGRVILFSAYAPILKQRKIKSLAKEEHLILICGRYEGVDQRAIDQLVDEEISLGEYVLMGGEIAAEALLESVSRMIPGVVGNPESVTGDSFYREDQYAFPQYTQPRLYRDLAVPETLLSGNHKQIGQWRLKNRKTRRKENEKNS; this comes from the coding sequence GTGAAATTTTCCGTCATCACCATCTTTCCCGAAATGATCAGGAATTTCCTGCGCTACGGGCTGCTCGACAAGGCCATCCAGAGCGGCCGCATCGTTGTCGACGTCCATGACTTACGCGAATTCAGCCGCAACAAGCACCGCAAGGTGGATGACCGCCCGCTGGGCGGCGGCCCGGGCATGGTGCTCATGCCCGATCCGCTGTTTTGCGCCGTCGAAGCGATCCGAAAAAGCCAGCCGGGGCGGGTGATTCTCTTTTCCGCCTACGCCCCCATCCTCAAGCAGAGGAAAATCAAATCCCTGGCCAAGGAGGAGCATTTGATCCTGATCTGCGGCCGCTACGAAGGGGTCGATCAGCGGGCCATCGACCAGCTGGTGGACGAGGAGATTTCTTTGGGCGAATACGTGCTGATGGGCGGTGAGATCGCGGCCGAAGCGCTGCTGGAGTCGGTCAGCCGCATGATCCCCGGCGTGGTCGGCAACCCGGAATCGGTCACGGGCGATTCTTTTTATCGGGAGGATCAATACGCTTTCCCGCAGTACACGCAGCCGCGCCTCTACCGCGACCTGGCGGTCCCGGAAACGCTGCTTTCCGGCAACCACAAGCAGATCGGGCAATGGCGGCTGAAGAACAGAAAAACAAGGAGAAAGGAAAATGAAAAAAATAGTTGA